From a region of the Besnoitia besnoiti strain Bb-Ger1 chromosome I, whole genome shotgun sequence genome:
- a CDS encoding cpw-wpc domain-containing protein (encoded by transcript BESB_005860), protein MGYDLIGLEETMSPEVARALRAAYAEAEACDQDYSFLCPFSWTEAGDGSSCTAPEAYIGPCQKHQSFALSKEEKQSKERECLITWPCLKKCVRDYMQLCPAGWTDIGGGQCSAPFSYSGRCSRTSSFAGLSREERERWSAACDVYWPCQGPCKRDYSAACPEGWTLAGGEGKCRAPVGYDGPCGPVESIGSFDTETKQLFENRCNVRFPCESKCRRDYSFACPQSWANVTLEKCVPSDTYAGPCREEVDAAGMTEQDKIDFEERCQADWPCAEDKCQRDFNAPCPLEWTETRKACLAPAHYEGPCEERQNFVSLTPDEKEAAMSTCAGLSYTA, encoded by the exons ATGGGATACGATCTGATAGGCCTGGAGGAGACGATGTCGCCCGAAGTAGCGAGGGCCCTGAGAGCTGCTTACGCAGAGGCTGAAGCCTGCGACCAAGACTACTCGTTCCTCTGCCCTTTCTCGTGGACCGAAGCTGGTGATGGCTCGTCCTGCACTGCGCCAGAGGCTTATATCG GACCCTGTCAGAAACACCAAAGCTTTGCCCTCTCTAAAGAGGAAAAGCAGTCAAAAGAGCGCGAGTGCCTCATAACGTGGCCATG CTTAAAGAAATGCGTACGGGACTACATGCAATTGTGTCCTGCTGGATGGACAGA CATTGGAGGGGGCCAGTGTTCCGCGCCGTTCTCCTACTCCG GGCGCTGCTCAAGAACATCCAGTTTTGCGGGTCTTTCTCG GGAGGAAAGGGAAAGATGGAGCGCCGCTTGCGATGTGTACT GGCCGTGTCAAGGGCCGTGTAAGAGAGATTACTCTGCAGCGTGTCCCGAGGGCTGGACATTAGCTG GCGGAGAGGGAAAGTGCAGAGCTCCAGTAGGTTACGACGGCCCTTGCGGACCAGTAGAAAGCATCGGCAGCTTCGACACCGAAACCAAGCAGCTGTTCGAGAACAGATGCAATGTTCGATTCCCCTGTGAGAGTAAATGCCGGCGGGATTACTCCTTCGCGTGTCCCCAAAGTTGGGCAAACGTGACCCTCGAAAAGTGTGTGCCGTCG GATACCTATGCAGGCCCTTGCAGGGAGGAAGTTGATGCCGCTGGCATGACTGAGCAAGACAAAATAGACTTCGAGGAGAGATGCCAAGCGGACTGGCCCTGCGCAGAGGACAAGTGCCAACGAGATTTCAATGCTCCATGCCCCCTAGAGTGGACTGAGACGCGGAAAGCATGCTTGGCTCCG GCTCACTATGAGGGACCGTGCGAAGAGCGGCAGAACTTCGTCAGCTTGACGCCAGACGAAAAGGAAGCCGCCATGTCAACATGTGCAGGTCTGTCGTATACTGCGTGA